One region of Oryza glaberrima chromosome 7, OglaRS2, whole genome shotgun sequence genomic DNA includes:
- the LOC127778786 gene encoding pathogenesis-related protein 1-like, producing METPKISGAVAAAIAAAVVVAAMATTPAAAQNSPQDFVDLHNAARGVEGVGEVVWDDAVAAYAENYAAERAGDCALIHSGSWEKAGYGENLFGGSAGGEWTAADAVNMWVGEKDLYDYDSNSCLGSWDSCLHYTQVMWSRTTAIGCARVECDGGGVFITCNYNPAGNFQGERPFERGLTLSA from the coding sequence ATGGAGACACCAAAGATATCAGGAGCAGTAGCggcagccatcgccgccgccgtggttgtggcggccatggcgaccacgccggcggcggcgcagaacTCGCCGCAGGACTTCGTGGACCTCCACaacgcggcgcgcggcgtggagGGCGTCGGCGAGGTGGTCTGGGACGACGCCGTGGCGGCGTACGCGGAGAACTACGCGGCGGAGCGCGCCGGCGACTGCGCCCTCATCCACTCCGGCAGCTGGGAGAAGGCCGGCTACGGCGAGAACCTCTTCGGTggctccgccggcggcgagtggacggcggcggacgcggtgAACATGTGGGTGGGGGAGAAGGATCTGTACGACTACGACAGCAACAGCTGCCTGGGGTCGTGGGACTCGTGCCTCCACTACACGCAGGTGATGTGGAGCCGCACGACGGCGATCGGCTGCGCCCGCGTggagtgcgacggcggcggcgtcttcaTCACCTGCAACTACAACCCCGCCGGCAACTTCCAGGGAGAGCGCCCCTTCGAGCGTGGCCTCACTCTCTCTGCTTAA